The Lentzea guizhouensis genome contains a region encoding:
- a CDS encoding phosphocholine-specific phospholipase C, with the protein MAAAVAAASGTLLPPSVYAALAREPRSGGLRAIKHVVLLMQENRSFDHYYGSLRGVRGFSDRNALKGVFNQTGVLPFPVREAASGRDIQYIGDLDHSWNGGHAALRGGWNDNWVPAKTAATMAFYTRQDIPFHYELADTFTLCDAYHCSVPTSTSPNRNYWVSGYTGYEPNGTRATGNAAYAEDTHAGYTWKTYPERLEAAGKSWRVYQEWDNFQDNNLEFFVRFKEIARKVLPAGFKSLDKLYGTGDPALIGAIDLSKLTPAEKSLYDRGLQRVRPGGLGEAFRADVSSGSLPAVSYLVPSSVDSEHPGASSPAASASITYQVLDALASNQEVWESTVLFITYDENDGFYDHVPPPRPPLSVTDEYVGDKPLGLGTRVPMTVVSPWSVGGYVCSQVFDHTSMTQFLEKWTGVRSEEISAWRRTVSGDLTSAFDFDRRRTWPEVGEPAPVPPATPRWRPAPPSEQKMPEQEAGRRRARALPYQPDASLRGSRLEMSNTGSASVHLALYPYSAQFALPQHFDVARAASVELPGDHDLVLLGPNGFRREFAGSASDSARVSSSVRGYSRVLTLTFENSGRSRLTFVLGRRRIVVRPGHRHVIPWLTVMNSGWYDLTVTVEEEPRFRRRLCGHIENGQESISG; encoded by the coding sequence ATGGCTGCCGCCGTCGCTGCTGCCTCCGGCACGCTGCTGCCGCCGTCGGTGTACGCCGCGCTCGCTCGCGAACCGCGCTCGGGAGGGTTGCGCGCGATCAAGCACGTGGTGCTGCTGATGCAGGAGAACCGCTCGTTCGACCACTACTACGGGTCGCTGCGCGGGGTGCGCGGGTTCTCCGACCGCAATGCCTTGAAGGGCGTGTTCAACCAGACCGGGGTGCTGCCGTTCCCGGTCCGCGAGGCCGCCTCTGGACGCGACATCCAGTACATCGGTGACCTCGACCACAGCTGGAACGGGGGTCACGCGGCCCTGCGCGGTGGCTGGAACGACAACTGGGTGCCCGCGAAGACGGCCGCCACCATGGCGTTCTACACGCGCCAGGACATCCCGTTCCACTACGAGCTCGCCGACACGTTCACGCTGTGCGACGCCTACCACTGCTCGGTGCCGACCTCGACCTCGCCGAACCGCAACTACTGGGTGTCCGGCTACACCGGCTACGAGCCCAACGGCACGCGGGCGACCGGCAACGCGGCCTACGCCGAGGACACCCACGCCGGCTACACCTGGAAGACCTACCCGGAACGCCTGGAGGCGGCCGGGAAGTCGTGGCGGGTGTACCAGGAGTGGGACAACTTCCAGGACAACAACCTGGAGTTCTTCGTGCGGTTCAAGGAGATCGCGCGCAAGGTGCTGCCGGCCGGGTTCAAGTCGCTGGACAAGCTCTACGGCACCGGCGACCCCGCGTTGATCGGCGCGATCGACCTGTCGAAGCTGACGCCGGCCGAGAAGTCGCTGTACGACAGGGGCTTGCAGCGGGTGCGGCCGGGCGGGCTGGGGGAGGCGTTCCGCGCGGACGTGAGCTCCGGCTCGTTGCCCGCCGTGTCGTACTTGGTGCCGTCGTCGGTGGACTCCGAGCACCCCGGCGCGTCGTCACCCGCCGCCTCGGCCTCGATCACCTACCAGGTGCTGGACGCGCTGGCCTCCAACCAGGAGGTGTGGGAGTCGACGGTCCTGTTCATCACCTACGACGAGAACGACGGGTTCTACGACCACGTGCCGCCGCCGCGCCCGCCGTTGTCCGTCACCGACGAGTACGTGGGCGACAAGCCGCTGGGGTTGGGCACCCGTGTGCCGATGACCGTCGTCTCGCCGTGGTCGGTCGGCGGGTACGTGTGTTCGCAGGTGTTCGACCACACGTCGATGACGCAGTTCCTGGAGAAGTGGACCGGTGTGCGGTCGGAGGAGATCTCCGCGTGGCGCCGGACCGTGTCGGGTGACCTGACCTCGGCGTTCGACTTCGACCGCCGCCGCACCTGGCCCGAGGTCGGCGAGCCCGCGCCCGTGCCGCCCGCCACGCCGCGCTGGCGACCCGCGCCGCCGTCCGAGCAGAAGATGCCGGAGCAGGAAGCAGGACGCCGCCGTGCGCGCGCGTTGCCCTATCAGCCCGATGCGTCGCTTCGCGGTTCACGGCTGGAGATGTCCAACACGGGTTCCGCGTCCGTGCACCTCGCGTTGTACCCGTACTCGGCCCAGTTCGCGCTGCCGCAGCACTTCGACGTGGCCCGCGCGGCGTCGGTGGAGCTGCCCGGCGACCACGACCTGGTGCTGCTCGGGCCGAACGGGTTCCGCCGTGAGTTCGCCGGCTCTGCGTCTGACAGTGCGCGCGTGTCGTCGTCGGTGCGCGGATACAGCCGTGTGCTCACGTTGACGTTCGAGAACTCCGGGCGTTCGCGGCTGACGTTCGTGCTGGGGCGGCGGCGGATCGTGGTGCGGCCCGGCCACCGGCACGTGATCCCGTGGCTGACCGTGATGAACTCCGGCTGGTACGACCTGACCGTCACGGTGGAGGAGGAGCCGCGGTTCCGCCGTCGTCTGTGCGGTCACATCGAGAACGGCCAGGAGTCGATCTCCGGCTAA
- a CDS encoding AfsR/SARP family transcriptional regulator encodes MSSPATRAGGRCGTTAGRRAHTAAPPGRIEVIGPMRVTRNGVATDRPELRRVRVRQLLVLRPVLSRDQVVDLLWPGLEPASAARNLRVTTTHLRRLPEPDRAGGEASYCVRSDADAIRLVRGGMLTADLWSLHELTDADQLAQAVALWRGGAAHRPG; translated from the coding sequence GTGAGCTCACCCGCGACCCGAGCTGGCGGCCGGTGCGGCACGACTGCGGGCCGCCGTGCCCACACCGCCGCACCACCCGGTCGGATCGAGGTGATCGGGCCGATGCGGGTGACCCGCAACGGTGTCGCGACCGACCGGCCGGAGCTGCGGCGGGTGCGGGTCCGGCAGCTGCTGGTGCTGCGGCCGGTGCTCAGCCGGGACCAGGTGGTGGACCTGCTGTGGCCGGGACTCGAACCGGCGAGTGCCGCGCGGAACCTGCGGGTCACGACGACGCACCTGCGCCGGTTGCCGGAGCCGGACCGCGCTGGCGGCGAGGCGAGCTACTGCGTGCGCAGCGACGCCGACGCGATCCGGTTGGTGCGCGGCGGGATGCTGACCGCGGACCTGTGGTCGTTGCACGAGCTGACCGACGCCGACCAGCTCGCCCAAGCCGTCGCGCTGTGGCGGGGTGGAGCCGCTCACCGACCTGGCTGA